The Microbacterium sulfonylureivorans region GGCCCTCGGTGCGGACGATCGAGAGGGGGAGCGCGTGGAGGGCGGCCAGGGCGGCTCCGAGGGAGGTGGCGGCGCCGCGTCCGGGCGGGAGGTGGGCCGCGTCGACGCGGTATCCGGGGAGGAAGTCGACGACCACGGCTCGCGCGTCGCCGAGGCCGGTCTCGCCGAGGAGCTCGGGCGCGCGGAAGGGGAGGAGGCCCCGGACTCCCGGGGTCAGGGCGCGCAGTGCGCGCACCTCCGCGGCCAGCTCGGGGATGACGGTGGAGTCCGCGGGGACGCGCACCACCACGCGACGGCCGTCGTCGAGGTCGGCGATCGCCGAGTCGTATCGGCCGCCGGTGCCTTCGGTCAGCTCGCCGACCCCCACGACGCCGACCCGGGGCAGAGCCGAGGTCACGGACGCGGCTAGAGTGAAGGGTGAGCGTGCCATGTGCCCAGGGTAGGTCGGTCGCGCTCGTCCACCCCCGCGCCACGCCCTGGCTCGTCGAGCACGGCCTCTCCGGTCGACGGGTGCTCGGAAGAAGCGGAGATCCTCGATGACGGCGCCCGACAGCACACGACTCCCGGCCCTCGCGGCAGGAGCCGTGGATCGCGCCGCAGACGAGCGCGCGACACCGGGCCTGCTCGACTCCCTCCGAACGGATGCCGCTGCCCGCGTGCTCGTCCTCGCGGGCGACGCTGCACCGCTCGCCTCGCCGGACGAGCTGCAGTGGTTCGCACCCGACGCCGTGCCGGAGGGCGCCGAGTGGGCGTTCCTCGGCCGCGGCGACGACGGCGCCCCTCTGCTCGCAGCCGTCTTCGATACGCGCGACGACGAGGTCCTCGCCACGCCCGCAGGGTGGGCCGGACTCCGCGCGGTCGGCGGTGTCCTGCGTGCGGAAGACGCCGGCGCCTTCGTGGAGGCGCTGAGCCTCGGGCGCTGGCTGCTCGACGCGCCGTTCTGTCCCGCGTGCGGGGCCCTCACCCTGCTCGGCGATGCCGGCTGGTCCCGGCGATGCCCGTCCTGCGGCCGTCAGCACTTCCCCCGCACCGATCCGGCGGTGATCGTCGCGATCACGAGCGCGAGCGACCCCGACATCCTGCTGCTGGGCTCGAACGTCCTGTGGGGCGCCGACCGGTTCTCGTGCTTCGCCGGGTTCGTCGAAGCCGGCGAGTCGCTCGAATCCGCCGTGCGCAGGGAGGTGCAGGAGGAGTCCGGCATCGAGGTGGCCGTGGCCCGATACCGCGGGTCGCAGGCATGGCCGTACCCGCGTTCTCTCATGGTGGGCTTCCTGGCGACGGCGAAGGACGACGGCGCCGCGGAGGCCGACGGCGAGGAGATCGCCGCCGTGCGCTGGTTCACACGCGATGAGATCGGCGAGGGCCTCGCCGGCGAGAGCGATCTCGTGCTGCCCGGCCGCGCCTCGATCGCCCATCGGCTCATCAGCGACTGGCACGCGGGGGCAGCATGACAGGGCGGGTGCTCGCGGGTCTCGACGAGCGGCAGCTCGAGGCCGTCCAGGCTCTCCGCGGCCCGGTCGCGGTGCTCGCAGGCGCCGGGACCGGCAAGACGCGGGTCATCACGCACAGGATCGCGCACGGCGTCGACACCGGCGCCTACTCGCCGGGGCGGGTCATGGCGGTCACGTTCACCGCCAAGGCGGCCGGCGAGATGCGAGGACGCCTGCGCGCACTGGGCGTCGAGGGCGTCTCGGCGCGGACGTTCCACGCGGCGGCGCTCGCGCAGCTCAACTACTTCTGGCCGACGCTGGCCGGCGACACCGCGCCGGGAATCGTCGACAACAAGGTGCGGCTGCTCGCCCACGCGGCGGACGGCATCGGCTTGAGCCCCGACACTGCGACGCTGCGCGACGTCGCGAGCGAGATCGAGTGGCGCAAGGTCTCGATGCTCGGCATCGATGCGTACGCCGCGGCCCGACCGAACGGAATCGGCCGGCTCGGGGTCGACCGGGTCGTCGCGCTCCAGCGGTCCTACGAGAAGCTGAAGGACGAACGGCGTCAACTCGACTTCGAGGACGTCCTGCTCGCGTGCGCCGGGATGCTCGAGGCCGAGCCCCACGTCGCCCGCGCGGTGCACGAGCAGTACCGCCACTTCACGGTCGACGAGTTCCAGGACGTCTCGCCGCTCCAGCATCGCCTGCTCGAGCTCTGGCTCGGCGATCGCCGCGACCTGTGCGTCGTGGGCGACGCGAGCCAGACGATCTACTCTTTCGCGGGCGCCGACGCGCGATTCCTGCTCGAGTTCGCGACGCGCCACGAAGAGGCGAAGGTCGTGCGCCTGGAGACGAATTACCGGTCGGATGCCGCGATCCTCGGCGTCGCCAACGAGCTCATGCGCGATCGGCCGGGAGCTCTTCATCTCGTCGCCGCTCCGCGGCACGAGTCCGCCGCCGAGCTCCCCACCGTCGCGGGGTTCGGCGACGACGAGGACGAGGCGCGAGGCGTCGCGGCGCGGATCTCGGCGCAGATCGCGTCGGGCGTCGATCCGCGTCGCATCGCCGTGCTGTATCGCGCGCACGCCCAGTCCGCCGAGCTCGTCCGCGCGCTCGCCGACGCCGGCATCGCCTCGACGGTGCTCGGCGGCCGGCGCTTCTTCGACCTGCCCGAGGTGCGGCAGGGGATCATGGCGCTCCGAGGCGCGTCCGTCGCCCCGATCGAGGGCGGATTCGTCGACACGGTGCGCGATGTCCTGCGCTCGCTCGGGCTGACCGACGATCCGCCTCAGGCCGGCGGCGCGCTGCGCGAGGCGTGGGAGCTGCGGGCGGCACTGCTGCGGCTTGCCGAGGAGGCCC contains the following coding sequences:
- the nudC gene encoding NAD(+) diphosphatase — translated: MTAPDSTRLPALAAGAVDRAADERATPGLLDSLRTDAAARVLVLAGDAAPLASPDELQWFAPDAVPEGAEWAFLGRGDDGAPLLAAVFDTRDDEVLATPAGWAGLRAVGGVLRAEDAGAFVEALSLGRWLLDAPFCPACGALTLLGDAGWSRRCPSCGRQHFPRTDPAVIVAITSASDPDILLLGSNVLWGADRFSCFAGFVEAGESLESAVRREVQEESGIEVAVARYRGSQAWPYPRSLMVGFLATAKDDGAAEADGEEIAAVRWFTRDEIGEGLAGESDLVLPGRASIAHRLISDWHAGAA
- a CDS encoding ATP-dependent helicase, producing the protein MTGRVLAGLDERQLEAVQALRGPVAVLAGAGTGKTRVITHRIAHGVDTGAYSPGRVMAVTFTAKAAGEMRGRLRALGVEGVSARTFHAAALAQLNYFWPTLAGDTAPGIVDNKVRLLAHAADGIGLSPDTATLRDVASEIEWRKVSMLGIDAYAAARPNGIGRLGVDRVVALQRSYEKLKDERRQLDFEDVLLACAGMLEAEPHVARAVHEQYRHFTVDEFQDVSPLQHRLLELWLGDRRDLCVVGDASQTIYSFAGADARFLLEFATRHEEAKVVRLETNYRSDAAILGVANELMRDRPGALHLVAAPRHESAAELPTVAGFGDDEDEARGVAARISAQIASGVDPRRIAVLYRAHAQSAELVRALADAGIASTVLGGRRFFDLPEVRQGIMALRGASVAPIEGGFVDTVRDVLRSLGLTDDPPQAGGALREAWELRAALLRLAEEAPAGTTLREFTDELTARAKVHDEPALRTVTLATIHAAKGLEWDHVHLVGLAEGLLPIGYATTFEQVDEERRLAYVGITRAARTLSVTWARGVRERQPSRFLREIGNGTLRAVGASARSGAASRPAASATGSGYASGAPRTR